In Methanococcoides sp. LMO-2, the genomic stretch GGGGACTGGAGATAGGCTTTGTGTTCCAGAGCTTTAATCTTGTACCAAGACTTACGGCTCTAGAGAACGTGGAACTTCCTACTTATGCCAACAGCAGGTCGGGTGTTGACAATCGAAAACATGCAATGGAGCTTCTGGAGCTGGTCGGTTTAGAGGACAGGATGAACTACCGTCCCACCGAACTTTCAGGAGGTCAGTCCCAGAGAGTTGCTGTTGCACGCTCTTTGATAAATGACCCGTCGCTGATCCTTGCTGATGAACCTACAGGCAATCTCGATTCAAAAACCGGGAAGGAGATCATGGACCTTTTTACTGATCTCAACAAAAAGGGGCGTACAATAATTATGATAACGCACGATCCGAACCTTGCAGAAAAGTATGCTGATCGTGTGGTTTACCTGAAGGACGGTTATATTGAAAGTAATAATGATGTTGCTAACTGATAATATGGTGGAACTAATACTGAAAAGGTGGAGGATATTGTGAAAATATATAAAAGATCTGTAGGGATATTAATTGCATTGATGCTGCTTCTTGTTGCTGCTGTTCCCATGCAGGCAAGCGCTGCAACCTCAAGTAGCAGTACATTGAGAGTAGATCTGTTGAAGTACGATCCATATCCTGCAGAGATCGGATCTTATGTGGATGTCTGGATCAAGGTCGAGAACTTTGCTTCCGGCTCTACTGAGGACGTTTCGATCAAGATGGAACCTGAGTATCCTTTTTCACTGGATTCTGAGAAAAATGCCATAAAGAATTTTGGTATACTGCCACCTGACCGTGCAGCTATCCATGAGTATCGTCTTTATGTGGATGAAGGTGCAAGAGCAGGCACCGGTAGTTTTGATATTTTGTATCGTGCAGGTGATGACTTCACCTGGCAGAAAGAAACCTTTGAAATAAAAGTCGGCTCCACCACTTTTGATAGCAAAGGCACAGTTGCTCTATCCAATGTAATATCTTCACCTGAAGTTCTTATGCCAGGTGATGACGGCAGCATAAGTTTTACTCTTACAAATACTGCTCAGCAGAGCACGATCACTATAGATGGTGAAAGTTATGATACCTATGCAAGGGTACAGTCAGCAACTCTTGTAGGTACAGACATGATAACCGTGACAAGCCCGCCATATGAAGGCAAAGGTGTGCTGGGTCCGGGTGATTTCGTACAGGTCACTTACAATATGGAGATAAGTGATTCCATCGAGGATGGCACATATTTCCTTGACCTTGTCATGATAGGCAATTCCCATTCATTCAACAATAACTGGATGGTACCTGTTGTTGTGGACTCTTCTGCGGTAAGGGTCATCCCTTCAGTGCCTCTTGTTCTCAAGAACGGCCAGGCCGACCTTGAGTTTGATGTTGCTAACATTCATCCCAATGAGCTCTCATCTGTACTGGTAAAAATGGAAGCAGATGGCGTTGAGTTCCTTCCACAAGAATATTTTGTTGGTTCTATGGACCCTGACGAACTGTTTACAATTGAGATCGAAGCACAGGCAGATGATCCTAAAGCCACCGGTGAGGTCAACCTGACCATATATACGGAATACAGGAATGGTCTTAACGAACACGAGGAATCTCTGGGTGAACGTGTCCTTAAGCTGGAGCAGGTCAAGGAAGACAATGACAGCAATGCGATCGTCATCCTTCTGCTAGGAGCTATCATTGTGGGTACTGCCTACTACATGTACAGGAAGAAGGGCCTGAGGATCTCTATGGAAAGCTGAAACAATGGTAAATCTCTCACAGGCGACGAGGATAGCACTTGGCAGTATACGTAGTGCCAAGGTACGCTCTGCTTTGACCACTCTTGGTATTGTCATAGGCGTAGCTGCTGTTATCGTGAATATTTCGCTGGGTGTGGGATTCAGCCAGAGCTTTGAAGAGAACCTTGGAGCTGCAGGTTCCAATTTTGTTGTTGTTTTCACTCAAAAGAACAATGTCTTTCATGACAACCAGCTTGAGGTTGTGAGGAACACTGCAGGTGTCGAAGCTGTATCGCCGGTGAATACACAAATAGGCACGATCACATACCAATCTTCGAGTAGAAGTGCAGCAATAAACGGTGTTAGTTCCGAATATGAGGAAGTCGGCAACATCCTTATGGAAAAAGGTCAGTTTCTCACCGACCAGGACCAGTATGTTGCTGTTATAGGTTCGGATATAGCGTATGATAAGTTCGAACGGAACCTTTCCGTTAAGAATTCCCTTAATATTTCCATTAACAACATAGATGGTACTGTAAGTACCCGCAAATTTACGGTGAAAGGTATTATTCAGGACCCGGATGCAACGTATGTTGCACCGGAGGTCGATCCAAGTTTCAGGATCTTTATTCCTCACGATGTAATGCAGGAGATGCAGGGTGTAAGTGATATCGGTGGTTTTTTCATAAAAGCCGAGAGCCTTGAGATCCTTGAAGCAACAACTGATGAGATCGATGAGAACCTTGCAAGGTCTGTTGGTGTCCCGAGTCGTGATATTGATAATGAGGATGCTAAACCCTATGTGATCTTCAGCCAGCAGGACATTCTTGAGCAGCTTAACCAGATATCCGCTGCACTGACATCGATACTGACCGCCATAGCTTTGATAGCTCTTCTTGTCGGTTCAATTGGTATCACCAACATCATGCTTGTGACGGTCACTGAAAGGACAAAGGAGATCGGCATCCTGAAATCCCTGGGATACACATACAGGGATATCCTGACACTCTTTATTGTTGAAGCAGCGATCATCGGATTCCTGGGTGGTGTTTTTGGAGTTATCCTCGGTGTCGTTGGTTCGTACTTCGTGAACGAGTACCTTGATGTCCCGTTCGTTTTCCCGGTATCCCTTGTGTTCCTGGGTTTTGGGATCGCACTTTTTGTAGGTATAGCCTCAGGAGTTTATCCTGCTAACAAAGCAGCCAGAATGGACCCGGCGGAGTCATTGAGATATGAGTGATAGCAGGTGTGATTGTATGAGCAATAGGGGTGTTACTGGATGCTGAAGTTTTCACAGGCGCTACATCTGGCAGTAGGCAGTATCAGTAGTTACAAACTGCGTTCCGCACTTACAACACTTGGTATCATCATAGGCGTGGCTGCGGTTGTTGCAAACGTATCTCTTGGTGCCAGCTTCAATCAGTTCTTTGTTGATGAGCTTGGTTCCCAGGGATCAAATTTTATTGTTATTTATAGTGAGGACATCAACCTGTTCTTCGATAATCAGCTTGATGTCATACGAAACACTCCGAAGGTCGAGGGGGTGTCGCCTATCCGGCAGCAATTGGCAGGTGTTACGTATATCAGCACTGTCCGGCAGGTGGATATACAGGGTACTTCGGCCGATTATGAAAAGATCGGCAATGTACAACTGGAGGTTGGGAACTACTTCTCGGACCAGGATAAGTATTCTGCGGTAATTGGCTCTGATGTTGCATATGAAAAATTCGACCAGAGGCTTTCTTATCGCAATTCAATAGACATTGAGTTCATACGAAGGGATGGTACACCTGTCTCACGAAGTTTCAGGATCATTGGTATAATTGACAGCCCTGATACTGAATTTATTCAGAGCGGTGCTGAATCCGATGTAAGGATATTCATACCTATCGATACGATGAATGAGATGCTGGGAATTGAAGACTATGGCGGATTCTCCATAACAGTCGAGGATGCGGAGTCGGTGCGTCCGGTTTCCGAAGAGATCGATAAGAAGCTTGCCAGAAGTCTGGGTGTTTCAGAAAGGGAGCTTGATAATGAGGATGTAAAACCTTACAGCATCTTCAACCAGGCTGATATCCTTGACCAGCTTGATGAGCTTTCAGATGCTCTCACTTCTTTATTCACCTCTGTTGCACTGATCTCACTTCTGGTTGGTTCCATTGGAATCATGAACATCATGCTTGTGACAGTTACTGAGAGGACAAAAGAGATCGGTCTGTTGAAATCACTTGGTTATACAAGGTCGAACATCCTCTATCTGTTCATTATTGAATCAATAATCCTGGGTCTGATCGGAGGGGTCCTGGGTACGGTCCTGGGGTTTGCGGGTTCATACGCGGCAGTAAGTTTCCTTGGCCTGCCTTATATTTTCCCTACATACCTGCTGGTCCTTGGAGTTGGCATAGCTGTTGTTGTAGGTCTGATCGCAGGTATCTATCCGGCAAATAAGGCTTCAAAGCTAGATCCGGTTGAGTCTTTAAGGAAAAGATGATGTGAAAATGCTGAAGTCTTTTACTTTTCAATGTATTCCACTGCTCAGGTTCAGTCCTACAACGCCTATGATTATCAGTGCAATAGATCCTACTTTCAGGGCTGTCAGCGATTCATCAAAATAAATGAGGCCTATAAGTGTAATGCTTAATGTACCGATACCTGACCAGATGGCATAAGCAAGACTTACCTCGAGCCTCTTGAGGGCAAGGGTGAAGAGAATGAAGCTTATCCCATAGAACACAAAGATCAGTACGGAAGGAAGTGTTTTGGTAAATCCTTCAGATATTTTCATGCATGTGGTGCCCATAACCTCGAATAGGATGGCCCCGATCAGAAATAAATAGCTCACGATTTTTTTCCTCCATATATGCCGGATCGTCTGCTCTCTAAAAGAGGGAATGTATTGCTTTTAAAGATGATCGTAGGCTATGATAAAAGATTATTTAATTGCCGAAGGCAAATTGGATATAATTTAATAAGTTTCCAATGAATTCATTTGTTTATAAGAATATAATACATAAGAATTTATTAATGGTGCAGGGGTCATAAAATGAGTAATATCAAAATTCTTGGAGTTGAAGGAAGCCCCCGTAAGAACGGGAACACTGACATTCTGCTTGATGAATTCCTGAAAGGGGCAGAATCCGCAGGAGCTAAAACAAAGAAGGTCCATCTGAGGGATTACTCTATAGAGTTCTGTATTGGATGTGAGGCCTGCAGGAAAGCTGGTACATGTACTCGTTTCCACGATGGTATGAACCTCCTCTACTCAGATATCGAAGCTTCAGATGGCCTTATACTTGGCTCTCCTACATACAATTACAACATAACTGCCTCTATGAAGGCTTTTATTGATCGCCTTTACCCCTTCTATGATTTTGCTGAGGAACGCCCCGGTCCCTACTCGAGCAAACTTGCAGACCAGAGCCGAAAAGCTCTCGTATTTACTGTTTGTGAACAGATCAAAGCCGAAGAAATGGGATTTACACTTGAAGCCCTTGGAATGCCTCTTGAGGCCCTTGGTTATGAGGTATTTGACAAATTCCTGGCTACCGGCTGTTTTAGTAAGGGTGAAGTTTCAAAAGATGAAGATATTCTGAAGAAAGCCTTTGATGCAGGTAAACAGATGGCGATGAATCTTGGATAAGTTGCTGAACTTTTGTTTTCCTAGATGACTTTTTGTATCTGTATATCAATATGTATATCAACATTCATTGTGAGGTTCTAAAATGGCTAAAACAT encodes the following:
- a CDS encoding multidrug efflux SMR transporter, which produces MSYLFLIGAILFEVMGTTCMKISEGFTKTLPSVLIFVFYGISFILFTLALKRLEVSLAYAIWSGIGTLSITLIGLIYFDESLTALKVGSIALIIIGVVGLNLSSGIH
- a CDS encoding ABC transporter permease — encoded protein: MLKFSQALHLAVGSISSYKLRSALTTLGIIIGVAAVVANVSLGASFNQFFVDELGSQGSNFIVIYSEDINLFFDNQLDVIRNTPKVEGVSPIRQQLAGVTYISTVRQVDIQGTSADYEKIGNVQLEVGNYFSDQDKYSAVIGSDVAYEKFDQRLSYRNSIDIEFIRRDGTPVSRSFRIIGIIDSPDTEFIQSGAESDVRIFIPIDTMNEMLGIEDYGGFSITVEDAESVRPVSEEIDKKLARSLGVSERELDNEDVKPYSIFNQADILDQLDELSDALTSLFTSVALISLLVGSIGIMNIMLVTVTERTKEIGLLKSLGYTRSNILYLFIIESIILGLIGGVLGTVLGFAGSYAAVSFLGLPYIFPTYLLVLGVGIAVVVGLIAGIYPANKASKLDPVESLRKR
- a CDS encoding flavodoxin family protein — encoded protein: MSNIKILGVEGSPRKNGNTDILLDEFLKGAESAGAKTKKVHLRDYSIEFCIGCEACRKAGTCTRFHDGMNLLYSDIEASDGLILGSPTYNYNITASMKAFIDRLYPFYDFAEERPGPYSSKLADQSRKALVFTVCEQIKAEEMGFTLEALGMPLEALGYEVFDKFLATGCFSKGEVSKDEDILKKAFDAGKQMAMNLG
- a CDS encoding ABC transporter permease, whose translation is MVNLSQATRIALGSIRSAKVRSALTTLGIVIGVAAVIVNISLGVGFSQSFEENLGAAGSNFVVVFTQKNNVFHDNQLEVVRNTAGVEAVSPVNTQIGTITYQSSSRSAAINGVSSEYEEVGNILMEKGQFLTDQDQYVAVIGSDIAYDKFERNLSVKNSLNISINNIDGTVSTRKFTVKGIIQDPDATYVAPEVDPSFRIFIPHDVMQEMQGVSDIGGFFIKAESLEILEATTDEIDENLARSVGVPSRDIDNEDAKPYVIFSQQDILEQLNQISAALTSILTAIALIALLVGSIGITNIMLVTVTERTKEIGILKSLGYTYRDILTLFIVEAAIIGFLGGVFGVILGVVGSYFVNEYLDVPFVFPVSLVFLGFGIALFVGIASGVYPANKAARMDPAESLRYE
- a CDS encoding ABC transporter ATP-binding protein, whose product is MPIENLGDKAVVRATNVCRDYLVGEMTIPVLKSVNLLVKEGEFVAIMGPSGSGKSTLMNLIGCLDRPTCGSVVLMGKDVNRISDNELARLRGLEIGFVFQSFNLVPRLTALENVELPTYANSRSGVDNRKHAMELLELVGLEDRMNYRPTELSGGQSQRVAVARSLINDPSLILADEPTGNLDSKTGKEIMDLFTDLNKKGRTIIMITHDPNLAEKYADRVVYLKDGYIESNNDVAN